In Oncorhynchus kisutch isolate 150728-3 unplaced genomic scaffold, Okis_V2 scaffold1970, whole genome shotgun sequence, a genomic segment contains:
- the LOC116368572 gene encoding equistatin-like, translating into MATLTIILLFSMGFALGDDTIQPKTPCERARDAAINGPIGAYIPTCDAAGQYTPKQCSGSTGYCWCVTSTGQKIPGTETPPGTAPIKCPCSGPRR; encoded by the exons ATGGCGACATTAACCATCATTCTGCTTTTCAGCATGGGTTTTGCTCTGGGAG ATGATACGATACAACCCAAGACCCCCTGTGAGCGTGCTAGAGATGCTGCGATAAATGGCCCAATTGGAGCTTACATCCCAACGTGTGACGCCGCTGGACAATACACCCCTAAGCAATGTTCGGGCTCTACAG GTTACTGTTGGTGTGTGACCAGTACTGGACAGAAGATTCCGGGCACTGAGACTCCTCCAGGCACTGCTCCAATCAAATGTCCATGCAG TGGTCCTCGCAGATGA